CGGATCTGCCGAAGGGGGCTGGACGGCCGGACCGCCGTTGCCGTTGCCGTTGCCGTTGCCGTTCGGATAAGCGGGGCCGTTCGGATAAGCGGGGCCGCGACCAGGGCCCGGACCTGGGCCAGGACCGGAACCAGAGCCAGACCCGGCGCCAGGGCCGAACGGCGCGTCCCACTGCCGCTCGTCCCGCGGCCACTGGTCCTGCTGCCCCTCGTATCCGTACCCCTCATACCCGGGGCCCTGGTGGCCGGAGCCCGGATTCCCGTAGCCGCCGTTCCCCTGGCCGAAGGGGGCGCGGTCTTCGTAGCCGTCCTCGTAGTTGGCGTCGTCCTCGCTGGGGACGCCATAGGCGTAGCGCTGTCTCGGGGGCTGTGGGGGACGGGGGTGCGGAGGCCGGGGGTGTCCGTCGCGGCCGGGGTACCGGCCCCGGTGGTCAGTCATGGCCGCCGCCGACGGCCGCGCCGGGGGTCACCGACCCGAGGCGGCGCGGAGGCCACCCGATCCAGTCGGCCCGGCCGATCACGCGCTCCACGGGCACGGTCCCGCCGCCCGGCTCGCCGAGGTGGTCGCGGGAGTCGCTCGACTGTGAGCGGTGGTCGCCCATGACCCACATGCGCCCGTCGGGTACACGGGTCTCGAAGGGAACGGAAGAGGGGGCGTCCGAGCCGTAGAGGTAGCCCTCGTCCACAGGCCGACCGTTCACCTCGATCCTCCCCCGCTTGTCGCAGCAGCTCACCAAGTCTCCGCCGACGCCGATCACGCGCTTCACATAGTCCGTCTCGGAGGGGCGGACCAGGCCGGTGGCAGCTCCGGCCTTGCGCAGCGCGGTGGTCACCGCGTTGCCGCCCGCGCCCTCCTCCCCCGCGAAGGAATCCGTCCCGTCGAAGACCACAACGTCCCCGCGCTCCGGATGGTTGCCGAAACGGTAAGCCAGCTTGTTCACCAGCACCCGGTCACCGACGTCCAAGGTCGGCTCCATGGAAGAGCTCGGAATCAGAAAAGGCTGCACCACAAAGGCGCTGGTCAGCAAGAGGACCCCCAGGACCCCCGCTGCCCAGGCAGCGATACGAAAGGAGCGCGACCTGCTCCCCCCTCCCCCTTCGGGGCCGGAAGAGCGGTCGCGCTCCGGTTCGTTCTGCTGTTCTTGGGTGTCCATCGCTCGGAAGCCTAACCGGCGGTCCGGACGCCCAGAACGCGAGATCAGTTCTCGCGCTTCTCCTTGATCTTGGCGGCCTTGCCGCGCAGGTCACGGAGGTAGTAGAGCTTGGCGCGGCGGACGTCACCGCGGGTCACGACCTCGATCTTCTCGACGATCGGGGTGTGCACCGGGAAGGTGCGCTCGACGCCGACGCTGAAGCTGACCTTGCGGACCGTGAAGGTCTCCCGCACGCCCGAGCCCTGGCGGCGGATGCAGACGCCCTTGAACTGCTGCACACGCGAGCGGTTGCCCTCGATGACGCGGACGTGGACGTTGACCGTGTCGCCGGGGCGGAACCCGGGGACGTCCTCGCGCAGGGAGGCGGAGTCGACGCTGTCGAGAAGGTTGGACATGACCGTCTGCTTTCCTCGCTGATGCCACAGGTCATCAGCGGAATGTCGTGATGATGATGGGGAGCCGCCACTCCGTGCGTGCGTTGGTCCCCCTGTGGCAGGGTCGCGCGCCGGAAGCGAGGCAGCGGCCTATTCTTCCACGGGCTCCCCGCCCGGCCAAAATCGGCCGTCCGTTCCCTGCCGCCAGCCCAGCGCCTCCAGGGTCGCCCTGTCGTGCTTGTCCAGGGACCCGGGCTCGCAGCGCGCGATCAGGTCGGGGCGGTGGGCCGCCGTACGGGCGAGCGCCTCGTCGCGGCGCCAGCGGGCGATCTTACCGTGGTGCCCGCTCAGCAGCACCTCGGGGATGCCGCGCTCCCGCCACTCGGGCGGCTTGGTGTAGACGGGGCCCTCCAGGAGGTCCGCCATCGCGCCGGGTGCGAAGGAGTCGTCACGGTGCGACTCGGCGTTGCCGAGGACTCCGGGCAGCAGCCGGGCGACGGCCTCGACCATGACGAGCACGGGCGCTTCCCCGCCGGCCAGGACGTAGTCCCCGATGGAGACCTCGCGCACCTCGACGCGCTCCGCGTACTCCTCGATGACTCGGCGGTCGATGCCCTCGTAGCGGGCCGGTGTGAACACCAGCCAGGGCTTCGCGGCCAGTTCGACGGCCAGCTCCTGGGTGAAGGGCTTGCCGCTGGGGGTGGGGACGACGAGCACGGGCTCGTCCTGGCCGGATCGCAGGATCTCATCCAGCGCCTCACCCCAGGGCTCCGGCTTCATGACCATGCCGGGGCCGCCGCCGTAGGGGGTGTCATCGACAGTGTTGTGCCGGTCGTGGGTCCACGTACGCAGGTCGTGGACGCGCACGTCCAGCACCCCGCGCGCACGGGCCTTGCCGACCAGGGAGACGTTCAGCGGCTCCAGGTACTCGGGAAAGATCGTGACCACGTCGAGCCTCACCGCGAGCGCTCCTCGCCCTCGCCGCGCGGGCTCTCCGCGTTCTCGCCGTGCGGCCTCTCCCCGTCCGCGTCCTCGGCCCCGCCCGCATCCTCGGCCTCGTCCTCGTCGCCGAGCAGGCCGGGCGGCGGGTCGATGACGGCCCGCTGCGCCTCCAGGTCGATCTCGGGGACGATCTCGCTGACGAACGGGATCAGCACCTCGGCGCCGTCCTCGCGCCGGACGACGAGCAGATCCTGCGCGGGCAGGTGCGCGACGCTCTCGATGCGCCCCACGGCCACTCCCTCGCGCGTCACCACGTCCAGGTCTTCGAGCTGATGGTCGTAGAACTCCTCGGGGTCCTCCGGCTGCTCATCCGGATCGACCTCGGCGATGAGCAGGGTGTTGCGCAGGGCCTCGGCCGCCGTGCGGTCGCCGACTCCTTCGAAGCGCAGGACCAGGCGCCCGCTGTGCACCCGGCCACTGCGGATGGTGAGCGGTCCGGCGGAGGCGGGCTCGGTGGCCAGCACGGCGCCGGGGCCGAGCCGCAGCTCGGGCTCGTCCGTCCTGACCTCGACCGTGACCTCGCCCTTGATGCCGTGGGGGCGGCCGATCCGTGCGACGACTAGCTGCACTGTGCTTCTCCGTGCTCGGTCTGTGGGCACTCGCGACGACGGGCCGGGGACGGCTGTAGTGCCGTCCCCGGCCCGTGCCGGTGCTGCATGCTGCTGTTCAGCGGACCTGGTCCACGTCGACGAGGTCGACGCGGACGCCACGGCCGCCGAGGGCACCCACGACGGTACGCAGAGCGCGCGCGGTGCGGCCGTTACGGCCGATCACCTTGCCGAGGTCGTCGGGGTGGACCCGGACCTCCAGCACGCGTCCACGACGGAGGTTGCGGGAAGCGATCCCCACCTCGTCGGGGTGGTCGACAATGCCCTTCACCAGGTGCTCGAGGGCCTCCTCGAGCATCCTCAGGCCTCGGTCGACTCGGTGGCGGACGCCGGCGAGTCAGCCTTCTCGGCCTCATCCGCCTTCTTGTCCGCCTTCTTGGCCTTGGGCGTGACGGCCTCGCCCTTCGGGCCGTCCGAGGAGTCCTTGGCCGCGGCCTCGAAGAGAGCCTTCTTGTCGGTCTTCGGCTCGGCGACCTTCATCGGCTCGGGCGCGGGCAGACCCTTGAACTTCTGCCAGTCGCCAGTGACCTTGAGGATCGCGGCGACCGGCTCGGTCGGCTGCGCGCCGACGCTCAGCCAGTACTGCACACGCTCCGAGTCGACCTCGATGCGCGAGGGGTTCTGCACCGGGTGGTACAGGCCGATCTCCTCGATGGCCCGGCCGTCACGGCGGGTGCGGGAGTCGGCGACGATGATGCGGTAGTGAGGCGCGCGGATCTTGCCCAGACGCTTCAGCTTGATCTTGACTGCCACTGGTGTGGTGTCTCCTGGTCTTGACGTGGGTGGACACGACGGACTTCCACGTGGGGTTGTGGGGCCGGGTATCCGATGGACGCGTCAGCCGGAGGAGAGAGGGGTCCTATGCGACTGTCGAGTACAGCCGACCATGATGCCACACCGCACGGGCCCGGCCGAAACCTGCCCCCGGGCCGGGAACGAGACCGCGTCCGGAGGGCCGGGCCCGGACGGGAGACCGGCGCCGCGAGGTGGGGCGGACGCCTCAGCCGACGGCCACCGCGGGCTCGGCGGGAGCAGCCGCTTCGACGGGATCGACGGAGCTGACAGGGTTGACGGGTTCGACGGGGATGCGGAACTGCTTCCCGCAGGCCCCGCACATGATGGGCGCCTGGGCGAGGACGGACGGGACGACACGGACGTTGCGCCCGCAGTCGCAGACCGCCTTCACGCGGACTCCGCCTCCCGAGGAGCCGTGCCGGGCCGCCGGACCGCGAAAACTGCGGCCGGTGTCGGTCTCGGTGGCGGCGCTGTACGCCTTCAGGGCTCGCTGGAGCCGTTCGATGGTGGGGCGGTACCGCCTTCTGGTCTCGGGGGTGAGGACCACGAGGGAGAAACCACTGCTGGGGTGCGGCTCTTCGGGGTGATCCAGACCGAGTTCCTCGGCGATCGCCAGGAAACGACGGTTGTGATAGCGGCCTGCCCGTGAGGTGTCCCGGACGCCGCGGGCGGCGGCGATGCCGTGGACTGCCTCATGGAGCAGCCGTTCGAAGGAGAGGCCGGTGCCGCAGGCGGACGACGACTCTCCGATGAGTGATTCGGGCGCGGCCAGATCCGGCAGCTCGGGATGGTGCCGTTGAATGTCGGCCCAGGCGGCTGCCAGCTCGGCGGCGAGAACTGGTGGTGTCGTGCTCACGTCGTTCCCAACGAGCAGGAGTGCCCCGGTGTTCCGATTCCGGGGCATCCCAAATAATTTGCACGTACCAGTCAGTCAACGCTGATGGGTCGGGACGAGGGCGGGTGCGCAGATCTACGGAGAAGCCACACACGCGACTCAAGCCGGGACGTATCACCGGATAGGCGCGCCCCTGTAATGCAGTAGGCGCGCATCCCCCTGCTTGCGGATGCGGGCCCGCCCTCCGCTGCCGCGGTGTGAGCGGTGTCGTTGATCGTACGCACACTTTCTGTGTGCCCTGAACGCCACTGGCCTCCCGAAGCACCAGAGCGCCCGTTTCGCCGTCGGGTGCGGGATCCGGCCGCCCGCTGTCCCCTTCGGTGTGGACGGCGCACACGGCGGGAGGGGCGCACGGCAGGGTCGTGGAAGTCATGAGGGCGCACCCCCTGGACGCGTGTACCGATGCGCAGTTCTCTGGGCACACGGGGACGGGCATCACTTCGGGGGGACCCAAACGGCTGCGAACGGATCTTCGGATTGAGGCGTTGCGATGACACCCGCGCTCGTACACCACCGGCACCCGGCCGTACGCGGCGCCGCCGAGCACGCGGCGCGCGCACGGGACTGGGCAGAGATCCAGGAACGGATGCTGGTTCCGCTCTACGAAGCGGTGTACGAACGGATGGAGACCGGCCCCGGAACGCGGGTGCTCGGTCTCGGCTGCGGTTCGGGCCTGGCGCTGCTGCTGGCGGCCGGCCGCGGGGCCGCCGTGCACGGCGTGGACGTGGACGGGGCACGGCTGGAGCTGGCGCAGGAGCGGCTGCTGGGCGGTGAGGTGCCCGTACGGGACGCGCGGCTGACGCGGGGCTCGTGCCTGGAGGCCCTCGCGGAGGCACCGCCGCCGGCCCTGGTGACCGCCTTTGACGCGCCGCCCGGCAGCGAGGAGCTGTTGCGTCTGCGGGAGTCGCTGGGCAAGGGCGTCCCCGTGGTGCTGGCGGGATGGGGCCCGGCCGAGCGCTGCGCGGTGGCGCCCGCGCTGCGGGTCGCCGAGCGGCTGGCCGAACCTTCGGACGCGCCGCCCGGATGGTGCGGGAGGGACCACCTGGAAGAGCTGGCAATACGCTCCGGACTGCGGCTGGACGGATCCGGCCGGGTGGCCTGCCCCTTCGGTTACGCGGGCATGGAAAGCGCGGTGCGCGGCCTGCTCTCGACCGGGCTGTACGACCTCGCGGTGCGCGCGACCGATGAGGAGCAGGTCCTCAAGGAGCTGACGGAGGCGCTGCATCCGTATCTGCGCGCCGACGGAACGGTATGGATGCCGAACCTCTTCCGGTACGTCGTCGCGCGTACGTAGCCCCGCCGGACCTGACTGCCGGAGCAGGGGCCTGTCAGACCTCGCCCGACCACTCCTCGGCGGTCAGCGCGAAGCGCTCGTGGTCGCGCCAGGCGTTGTTGATGAAGAGCATCCGGGGCGAGAAACCCTCGTGCCGGAATCCGAGGCGCTTGGCCATCGCGAGGGAACGCTCGTTCTCGGGCTGGACGCTGATCTCCAGGCGGTGCAGTCCGAGCCCGTCGGGGCCCGGCTGGAAGCAGCGGTCGACCACCAGCCGCATCCCTTCGGACATGCGTCCGGTTCCGGCGTAGGGGACGTAACTGTCATAGCCGAGGGAGCCGTTGCGGAATCGGGCCCGCACGATGTTGGCGACATTGACGCGGCCGACCAGGCCGTCGTCCTCGTTGTCGAGGATCAAGAACGTGCGCAGCGCGGGCCCCTGGCGGCGCAGCAGATCGGGAAAGCCGTCGGGCTCCACCGGATTCCACGGGCTGAGGTGGTCCGCCGAGCGGACGACAGCTTCACTGTAGAGACGTTCGTCGGACGGCCGCGGCGGGCGGATGTATACGCGCATGCACGACATCATCCGCCTCCGCCGCGGCGGACTCACTTGGGGGGCAGCATGTCCTTGAACTCCTGCGGGAGTTCGAAGTTGCCCGGGTCCTGACCCGGTCCGGGGATGCCGAAGGCGCCGCCCTCGTCCCCTTCGCCGGCCCGGCGCGCGGCAGCGGCCTGCTCTTCCTGCTTGCGCTTCATGGGGTTGCCGGACTGGCGCTTGCCCTTGACCTTCTTCTGCGGCTTGCCCTTCTTCTTGCCGCCTCCGACACCCGGCATCCCGGGCATCCCCGGCATGCCGCCGCCCTGGGCCATTTTGGACATCATCTTGCGGGCCTCGAAGAAGCGCTCCACAAGGTTCTTGACCGCGCTGACCTCGACACCGGAGCCGCGTGCGATACGGGCACGGCGGGAGCCGTTGATGAGCGTCGGCTCGGCGCGCTCGCCGGGCGTCATCGACTTGATGATGGCGGCGGTGCGGTCGACCTCGCGCTCGTCCAGATTGTTGATCTGTTCCTTCATCTGGCCCATGCCCGGCATCATCCCGAGCAGCTTGGAGATGGAGCCCATCTTGCGGACCTGCTCCATCTGAGCCAGGAAGTCGTCGAGCGTGAACTCCTTGGGGCCCTTGGCCAGCTTGGCGGCCATCTTCTCGGCCTCTTGCTGGCTGAAGGTCTGCTCGGCCTTCTCGATCAGCGTGAGCATGTCGCCCATGCCGAGGATGCGCGACGCCATCCGGTCCGGGTGGAAGGCATCGAAGTCGTCGAGCTTCTCACCGTTGGAGGCGAACATGATCTGCTTGCCGGTGACCTGCGCGACCGAGAGGGCCGCACCGCCCCGGGCGTCGCCGTCGAGCTTGGAGAGCACGACGCCGTCGAAGCCGACGCCGTCCTGGAACGCCTCGGCCGTGGTGACGGCGTCCTGACCGATCATGGCGTCCACGACGAAGAGGATCTCGTCGGGGCTGACCGCGTCGCGGATGTCGGCCGCCTGCCGCATCAGGTCCTGGTCGATGCCCAGGCGTCCCGCGGTGTCGACGATGACCACGTCGTGCTGCTTGTCACGCGCGTAGGTGATCGAGTCCTGCGCGACCTTGACCGGGTCACCGACGCCGTTGCCCGGCTCGGGGGCGAAGATGGCGACGCCTGCGCGCTCGGCGACGACCGACAGCTGGTTGACCGCGTTCGGGCGCTGGAGGTCGGCGGCGACCAGCATCGGGGTGTGCCCCTGCTGCTGGAGCCAGCGGCCGAGCTTGCCCGCCAGGGTGGTCTTGCCCGCGCCCTGGAGGCCCGCGAGCATGATGACGGTCGGCGGGTTCTTGGCGAAGCGCAGCCGCCTCGTCTCGCCGCCGAGGATGCCGACCAGTTCCTCGTTGACGATCTTGATGACCTGCTGGGCGGGATTGAGCGCCTGGGAGACCTCCACCCCCAGGGCGCGCTCCTTGACCTGCCGGATGAAGGTGCGCACGACGGGCAGCGCGACATCCGCCTCCAGCAGGGCGATACGGATCTCGCGCGCGGTGGCGTCGATGTCCGCCTCGCTGAGGCGCCCTTTGCCCCGGAGGTTCTTGAACGTCGCACTCAGACGGTCGGAAAGGGTATCGAACACAGCGCTCGTTGGTCCTCGGGTCGGTGGCGGAGTCAATCTCTGCCAAGGGTAGCCGCCTCCGGCGCGGGCACTCCCTCGCCCGCCGGAATCAGCACGGTCTCGCCTGCCTGAGTACTCGCAACCGGACGCGGCTACCGCTCAGCGCAGCTCCGTCTCCAGGCGCTCCGCGAGCCGGGCCGCCTCGGCGTCCGGCAGCCGGGCGCCTTCCGGGTCCGTCACGTAGAAGGCGTCCACCGCGTTCGCTCCCAGGGTGCTCACATGCGCGCTGCGCACCCGCACACCGGATGCTTCAAGCGCGTGCCCCAGCCGGTACAGGAGCCCCGGGGCGTCCTGGGCGCGGACCTCGATGACCGTGGCGGCGCGGGAGCCGCCCGGTGCGACGGCCGCCCTGGGCGGCGGTGCCTGCGCGCCCCTGCGGCGCGGTCCCCGGTAGGCGGCCTCGCGCTCGGCTAGGCGGGACGCGATGTCGAGGGAGCCGTCGAGCGCGCGTACGAGGTCGGCGCGCAGCCGCGCCTCCTGCGGGAGTGCGCCGAACTCGGCCGCCACCCGCCAGGTCAGCAACAGCACACGGCCCTCGCTCTCGCCCTCCTGTGCCGCCCCGGACGGCAGCTCGGCAAGCTGTAGGTCGGCCGCGCGTACCGTCAGCCGGTGCAGCGCCAGGACGCCGGCGACCGCGGGCAGCACCCCGGGCTGATCGTGCAGCGCCACCATCAGCTCGACCCCGACCGGCTCCTGCTCCTCCCCGGTCCCGGAACCCGCTTCATCCGGTACGAGCTTTCCCGTACGGGCATCCGGTGCGCCTCCGGAAGCACGGGCATCCGGTGCGGCGGCCGTCCCGGCGGGGCCGGTGTGCGCGTGCAGCGTCAGTACCGGCCCCTTGGTGCGCCATGCCTCCATGGCCAGCCGTTCGGCCTCGGCCGACAGCTCCCGGGGCTCGGTCTGGTGCTCGGCCGGCTCGCCCGCCAGCACGGCGCCGACGCGGTTGACGAGGTCGGCCACGAGCGCGGCGCGCCAGGCCGACCAGGCGGCGGGCCCGGTGGCCAGCGCGTCCGCCTCGGTCAGCGCGTGCAGCAGCTCCAGGGTGCCGGGCCCGCCGACGGCCGTGGCGACCGAGGAGATGGTCGCGGGGTCGTCCAGGTCCCGCCGCGTCGCGGTGTCGATGAGCAGCAGATGGTTGCGCACAAGTGTCGCGAGCACCTCCGTGTCCGCGCTGCCGAAGCCGATCCGGCCCGCCATGTCGCGGACGATCGTCTCGCCGGCCACGGAGTGGTCCCCCGGCCAGCCCTTGCCGATGTCGTGCAGCAGCGCCCCGACCAGCAGCAGGTCGGGACGGTGGACCCGCCGGGTGAGCGCCGAGGCCCGCACGGCGGTCTCCACCAGGTGCCGGTCGACGGTGTAGAGGTGCACGGGGTTGCGCTGCGGGCGGCAGCGCACCCGCTCCCAGTCGGGCAGCAGCCGGGTGATCAGGCCCGCTGCCTCCAGCGCCTCCCACACCGGTACGGTCGCCTCTCCCGCGCCGAGGAGCGTGACGAAGTCCTCACGGGCCTGCGCGGGCCATGGCACCGGCAGGTCGGGAACGGTGCGGGCCATCTTCCGCACGGCGGGCAGAGCCAGGGGCAGCCCCGCCTGCGCGGCGGCAGCCGCCGCCCGCAGCGGCAGCACCGGGTCACGGTCGGGGCGGGCGCTCAGCGCGAGCGATGCCTCACCGTCGTGTTCGACCACTCCCTCCGCCAGGGGCGTGCGCTCCCCCGCGGAAGCTCCGGCGCGCGTTCCCGTCCGCCCTCCGGGACGCCGGCCGGCGCTCAGCAGACCCCGCAGGCGCGCCCCGCGCGCGGCGCCGGAGCGGGGCCGCGCCACCCTGCCGACCTCGCGCCAGGTCACATCGCTGGCGTAGGCGATGGTGCCGGCCGCCTCGTAGACCCGGCGCAGCAGGATGTCGGCGTCCAGCAGACCGAGCCCTTCGGCGACCTGGTCCTGGTCCTGGAGGGCGAGGCGGTCGGTGGCGCGGCCCGTGGACAGGTGCAGGGTGTCGCGGACGTTGAGCAGCGTGGTCCGCGCCTCCTCCAGGCCCTCGCGCGGTGCGTCGGCGAGCCAGGAGGCGGCGACGGCGCGCAGCGCGGTGACATCCCGCAGCCCGCCGCGGGCCTCCTTCAGGTCGGGCTCCAGCAGGAACCGCAGCTCGCCGTGGCGCCGGGCCCGCTCCTCCGTCAGATCGTGCAGCTCGGGCAGCCGCTCGCGGGCGCGGGCACGCCACTGCGCGAGCGCCCCGGCGCGCATCTGAGCCGTGAGCGCCGAATCCCCTGCGATGTGCCGGGCCTCCAGCAGGCCGAGCTGCACCTTGAGGTCCTCATCGGCGGTGGCGCGCGCCTCGGCGAGGGTGCGTACGGAGTGGTCGAGCGCGAGACCGAGATCCCAGACCGGGTACCAGACCCGGTCGGCGATCCCGGCGACGACATCGGCGGCCACCCGGCCGTCGTGCAGCAGGAGCAGGTCGAGGTCGCTGCGCGGGGAGAGTTCACCCCGCCCGTAGCCGCCGACGGCCACCAGGGAGACCCCGGGGGGCGCGTTCTTGCCTACGAGTCCGGCCAGCCAGCGGTCCGTCAGTTCGGACAGCGCGCGGCGCCGCTGCGGCCCCGGCTGTCCCTCTTTCTGGAGCAGCCGCAGCCGGGCCGCGGCGTATCCCCGCTCCCTCCGCTCCACCGTCTCCCGCTCGTTCCGCGCCGCCTGCCGCTCGTTCCGCACCGCGTCACGCGCCCCCGCTCCCTCGTCCGTTCCCCAGGTCTCCACCGCCGAGGGCTCCGTCACAGCGCGTCAGGCCCACGCTCGCCCGTGCGTACCCGTACCGCCGTCTCGACGGGCACCATCCACACCTTTCCGTCGCCGATCTTCCCGGTGCGCGAGGCCTTGACGATGATCTCGGTCAGCTCTTCGGCGTCGCCGTCCTCGGCCAGCAACTCGATCCGGACCTTGGGCACGAGGTCGACGGTGTACTCCGCGCCCCGGTAGACCTCGGTGTGGCCGCGCTGGCGCCCGTAGCCGCTGGCCTCGGTGACGGTGAGGCCCTGCACGCCGAAGGCCCGCAGCGCCTCCTTCACCTCGTCCAGCCGGTGCGGCTTGATGACCGCGGTGATGAGCTTCATGCGTCCACCTTGGTGTCGTGGTTGGCACTGTCGTTCCCGCCCGGACCGCCCTCACCGGGCGCCCCGCCTGCCTTGGTCAGGCCGAATGCGGGCACCTCACCACGCGGCCGGTCCGAGGGGCCGCCGAAAGAGCTGAAGTCGTAGGCGGTCTCCGCGTGGAACGCCTGGTCGACCCCGGCTGTCTCGTCGTCCGGGTCGGCACGGAAGCCGATGGTGGCGTGCACCAGTTTGGCCAGCAGCCAGGAGACGACGAAGGAGAACCCCATCACGGAGAAGGCCCCCGCCGCCTGCTTGCCGAACTGTGTCAGACCGCCCACGCCGTCCGTGGCGAGGAAACCGACCAGCAGGGTGCCGATGACACCACCCACGAGGTGAACGCCGACGACGTCCAGGGAGTCGTCGTAGCCCAGCTTGTACTTGAGACTGACCGCCCAGGAGCACACTGCTCCGGCCACGACACCGATGGCCAGCGCGCCCATGGCGTTGACGGCCGCTCCCGCCGGAGTGATCGCCACCAGCCCCGCGACGGCGCCGGATGCGGCACCGAGGGTGGTGAAGGCACCGTGCCGTACGCGCTCGTAGACGAGCCAGCCCAAGACGGCGGCTCCGGTGGCGACCTGGGTGTTGAGCGCCATGTTGGCCGCGGTGCCGTCGGCGGCGAGCGCGGAGCCGGCGTTGAAGCCGAACCAGCCGAACCACAGGAGCGCGGCGCCGAGCACCACGAAGGGCAGGCTGTGCGGGCGCATCGGGTCCTTCTTGAAGCCGATGCGCTTGCCGACGACGAGGACGGCCGCGAGCGCGCCGACACCGGCGTTGATGTGGACGGCGGTGCCTCCGGCGAAGTCGATGACCTCCAGCTCATAGAGCCAGCCGCCCGGGGCCCAGACCCAGTGGGCGACGGGGAAGTAGACGACCGTGACCCACAGGGTGATGAACAGCGCCCAGGCGCTGAACTTCACGCGGTCGGCCAGCGCACCGCTCATCAGGGCGGGCGTGAGGATCGCGAACATCATCTGGAACAGGACGAAGGCGAATACCGGAATGCCCCCCTTCTCGGTGAGGGTGTCCGGCGAGATTCCCTTGAGCCCCACGAAGTCCAGGTTTCCGATCACTCCACCGGTGTCGGGGCCGAATGCCAGCGAGTATCCGTAGAGCACCCACAAGACGGTGACGATCCCCAGCGAGATGAAGGACATCATCAGCATGTTGAGCACGCTCTTGACCCGGACCATGCCGCCGTAGAAGAAGGCGAGGGCGGGCGTCATCAGCATTACGAGACACGCGCTGATCAGTACGAAAGTGGTATCCGCGCCGTTCAATGTGGACGTCTCCTCGATGTCGAGACCTCAGGGGCCGGATCGGCGGGTGGTATGCGCGCCAGATTCCCCAAGCCCCGTTTCGAACGACGCCACTCGGTGTTTCGCCGGAGTGAAAACGCGCCCGGCGTTGTTACGAGGAGGTGAAGCACTGCCCCGGAGGTGACAGACAGCCGTACTCTCCGGCCCACGGAAGAGCCGGTCAGCCGGTCACGCGACCGGGTCCGTCACCCGTGGAGTCCGTCACCGGTTCAGCCGGTCTCCCGGCGCGGCCCCCGCCCGAGCAGCCCCCGCCCGTGCGCGTCACACGGCCGCCGCGGCCTCGCCCTCCGGCAGCTCCGCCCGCAGCCGCTCGCTCAGGTGCACGACCTCGGCGACATCTCCGTACTCCCTGACCGCGCTGGCCGCCGTGCGTCGCAGGCGGTTGTTGACCCGCTCCGAACGCAGCTGCCGGGCCACCCCGATCGCCTCGCCCGCGCGCGCCGCGCAGCCCTCGGGCTCCTGCTGGAGCAGGTGGACGCTCGCCATCCCGATGAGGTTGAGCGCGTAGGAGCGCTGGTGTCCGCCGCCGTCGGTCTCGTCCGCCTCCCGGCTGAACAGCTCGACCGCTCGCTCCATCACGGGCCGCGCCAGCGAGGCATAGGTGGGGCTGCGGCCCGACGAGTAGGCCAGATCGCGGTAGGAGTGCGCGTTCTCCGCGCACAGCTCGGCTTCGGAGAAGAACCGGATCCAGTCC
This sequence is a window from Streptomyces sp. NBC_01775. Protein-coding genes within it:
- the lepB gene encoding signal peptidase I yields the protein MDTQEQQNEPERDRSSGPEGGGGSRSRSFRIAAWAAGVLGVLLLTSAFVVQPFLIPSSSMEPTLDVGDRVLVNKLAYRFGNHPERGDVVVFDGTDSFAGEEGAGGNAVTTALRKAGAATGLVRPSETDYVKRVIGVGGDLVSCCDKRGRIEVNGRPVDEGYLYGSDAPSSVPFETRVPDGRMWVMGDHRSQSSDSRDHLGEPGGGTVPVERVIGRADWIGWPPRRLGSVTPGAAVGGGHD
- the rplS gene encoding 50S ribosomal protein L19 — encoded protein: MSNLLDSVDSASLREDVPGFRPGDTVNVHVRVIEGNRSRVQQFKGVCIRRQGSGVRETFTVRKVSFSVGVERTFPVHTPIVEKIEVVTRGDVRRAKLYYLRDLRGKAAKIKEKREN
- the trmD gene encoding tRNA (guanosine(37)-N1)-methyltransferase TrmD; amino-acid sequence: MRLDVVTIFPEYLEPLNVSLVGKARARGVLDVRVHDLRTWTHDRHNTVDDTPYGGGPGMVMKPEPWGEALDEILRSGQDEPVLVVPTPSGKPFTQELAVELAAKPWLVFTPARYEGIDRRVIEEYAERVEVREVSIGDYVLAGGEAPVLVMVEAVARLLPGVLGNAESHRDDSFAPGAMADLLEGPVYTKPPEWRERGIPEVLLSGHHGKIARWRRDEALARTAAHRPDLIARCEPGSLDKHDRATLEALGWRQGTDGRFWPGGEPVEE
- the rimM gene encoding ribosome maturation factor RimM (Essential for efficient processing of 16S rRNA) is translated as MQLVVARIGRPHGIKGEVTVEVRTDEPELRLGPGAVLATEPASAGPLTIRSGRVHSGRLVLRFEGVGDRTAAEALRNTLLIAEVDPDEQPEDPEEFYDHQLEDLDVVTREGVAVGRIESVAHLPAQDLLVVRREDGAEVLIPFVSEIVPEIDLEAQRAVIDPPPGLLGDEDEAEDAGGAEDADGERPHGENAESPRGEGEERSR
- a CDS encoding RNA-binding protein yields the protein MLEEALEHLVKGIVDHPDEVGIASRNLRRGRVLEVRVHPDDLGKVIGRNGRTARALRTVVGALGGRGVRVDLVDVDQVR
- the rpsP gene encoding 30S ribosomal protein S16 is translated as MAVKIKLKRLGKIRAPHYRIIVADSRTRRDGRAIEEIGLYHPVQNPSRIEVDSERVQYWLSVGAQPTEPVAAILKVTGDWQKFKGLPAPEPMKVAEPKTDKKALFEAAAKDSSDGPKGEAVTPKAKKADKKADEAEKADSPASATESTEA
- a CDS encoding class I SAM-dependent methyltransferase; the protein is MTPALVHHRHPAVRGAAEHAARARDWAEIQERMLVPLYEAVYERMETGPGTRVLGLGCGSGLALLLAAGRGAAVHGVDVDGARLELAQERLLGGEVPVRDARLTRGSCLEALAEAPPPALVTAFDAPPGSEELLRLRESLGKGVPVVLAGWGPAERCAVAPALRVAERLAEPSDAPPGWCGRDHLEELAIRSGLRLDGSGRVACPFGYAGMESAVRGLLSTGLYDLAVRATDEEQVLKELTEALHPYLRADGTVWMPNLFRYVVART
- a CDS encoding GNAT family N-acetyltransferase, which gives rise to MRVYIRPPRPSDERLYSEAVVRSADHLSPWNPVEPDGFPDLLRRQGPALRTFLILDNEDDGLVGRVNVANIVRARFRNGSLGYDSYVPYAGTGRMSEGMRLVVDRCFQPGPDGLGLHRLEISVQPENERSLAMAKRLGFRHEGFSPRMLFINNAWRDHERFALTAEEWSGEV
- the ffh gene encoding signal recognition particle protein; translation: MFDTLSDRLSATFKNLRGKGRLSEADIDATAREIRIALLEADVALPVVRTFIRQVKERALGVEVSQALNPAQQVIKIVNEELVGILGGETRRLRFAKNPPTVIMLAGLQGAGKTTLAGKLGRWLQQQGHTPMLVAADLQRPNAVNQLSVVAERAGVAIFAPEPGNGVGDPVKVAQDSITYARDKQHDVVIVDTAGRLGIDQDLMRQAADIRDAVSPDEILFVVDAMIGQDAVTTAEAFQDGVGFDGVVLSKLDGDARGGAALSVAQVTGKQIMFASNGEKLDDFDAFHPDRMASRILGMGDMLTLIEKAEQTFSQQEAEKMAAKLAKGPKEFTLDDFLAQMEQVRKMGSISKLLGMMPGMGQMKEQINNLDEREVDRTAAIIKSMTPGERAEPTLINGSRRARIARGSGVEVSAVKNLVERFFEARKMMSKMAQGGGMPGMPGMPGVGGGKKKGKPQKKVKGKRQSGNPMKRKQEEQAAAARRAGEGDEGGAFGIPGPGQDPGNFELPQEFKDMLPPK